Proteins from one Hymenobacter gelipurpurascens genomic window:
- the floA gene encoding flotillin-like protein FloA (flotillin-like protein involved in membrane lipid rafts), which produces MDFPFFPIIVGGIVLLVFLYFFPISLWITALFSGVRVSLFQLAFMRVRKVPPALIVNSIITSTKAGLELTVNDLETHYLAGGNIPSVIKALISADKANIPLSFKQATAIDLAGRDVFEAVTTSVNPKVINTPNVAAVAQDGIQLIAKARITVRANIAQLVGGAGEETILARVGEGIVTTIGSSRSHKEVLENPDKISKLVLSKGLDAGTAFEILSIDIADIDIGENIGAKLQTDQASADLRVAEARAEERRAMAVAMEQENRAKTQEAKARVVEAEAEIPKAIAEAFRAGNLGIMDYYKMRNIQSDTDMRDSIANPGGQSSSLKPGRDETKLS; this is translated from the coding sequence ATGGATTTTCCCTTTTTCCCGATTATCGTCGGTGGCATTGTGCTGCTGGTGTTCCTGTACTTCTTCCCGATCAGCCTCTGGATTACGGCGCTGTTTTCGGGAGTACGGGTGAGCCTGTTTCAGCTGGCATTTATGCGGGTCCGGAAGGTACCGCCGGCCCTCATCGTCAACTCCATCATCACCTCTACCAAGGCAGGCCTAGAGCTGACCGTCAACGACCTGGAAACCCACTACCTGGCCGGCGGCAACATTCCCAGCGTTATCAAAGCCCTGATTTCAGCTGATAAAGCCAACATTCCGCTCAGCTTCAAGCAGGCCACCGCCATCGACCTGGCGGGCCGCGACGTGTTTGAGGCCGTCACGACCAGTGTAAATCCCAAGGTCATCAATACGCCCAACGTGGCGGCCGTGGCGCAGGATGGTATTCAGCTCATTGCCAAGGCCCGCATCACGGTGCGCGCCAATATTGCCCAGCTGGTAGGCGGCGCCGGCGAAGAAACCATTCTGGCCCGCGTGGGTGAAGGTATTGTAACCACCATTGGCTCTTCCCGCTCGCACAAAGAAGTGCTCGAAAATCCCGATAAGATTTCGAAGCTGGTACTCAGCAAAGGTCTGGATGCCGGCACCGCCTTCGAGATTCTTTCCATTGACATTGCCGACATCGACATCGGAGAAAACATTGGGGCCAAACTCCAGACCGACCAAGCCTCCGCCGACTTACGCGTGGCCGAGGCCCGCGCCGAAGAGCGCCGCGCTATGGCCGTGGCCATGGAACAGGAAAACCGTGCGAAAACGCAGGAAGCCAAAGCCCGCGTGGTAGAAGCCGAAGCGGAAATTCCAAAAGCCATTGCCGAAGCCTTCCGGGCAGGAAACCTAGGTATCATGGACTACTACAAAATGCGCAACATTCAGTCTGACACCGATATGCGCGACTCCATTGCCAACCCTGGAGGCCAGAGCAGTAGCCTCAAGCCCGGCCGCGACGAAACAAAACTCAGCTAG
- a CDS encoding OmpA family protein, which produces MNIRKILLSVGLVVGVHGITQAQHAVWASKIVAVSSQKAEGKEPFAPERVLGEPNALPLGQASNEAWIPKKEGANEFIEIRFSKSLVAKQVTVVENFNPGSVTKIELVDTRGGKHQVYENESPGPLPEAFRSLQVTFSPGTYRTIGVIVTMNTKAVNGVNQIDAIGIADVAETMVKKDFQAEKSAVSFDSSMVNLGPNVNSKYVDTHPVISPDGRTLFFARQESPQNVGGANDGQDVWYSTLQNAEKKVWAQAKNIGSPINTPGPNGMASVSSDGNTALLINVYKPDGTLDPKGMSMTRRTRTGWSQPEKVVIEDFYNDDPENVDYFLGTSGKVLLMAVDRKDGKGEQDIFVSFRNADGQSWGKPRNLGSSINTKKPEFAPFLAADGKTLYFASEGWGGYGKSDIFYSKRLDDTWTNWTKPRNLGASVNSPDFDAYYTVSAAGEDAYLVSARKGIDGSKDIFRINLKPTFKPEVVTLIRGKVLDAATKKPIVSVIHYENLLTGEEIGVAESSPIDGSYTIVLPSGAHYGYRAEAKDYLAESDNLDVTDRQKYSEVNQDLYLVPFAVGQTIKLNNIFFAQSKYVLRETSYPELQRLIKTLKAYPQVEIKIEGHTDNQGDPALNLKLSQDRVNEVKRYLVSKGITGNRITTEGFGDKKPIASNEQEETRRLNRRVEFRITKK; this is translated from the coding sequence ATGAACATCCGAAAAATACTCTTGTCGGTGGGGTTGGTAGTAGGGGTACACGGCATTACGCAAGCGCAGCACGCCGTGTGGGCCAGTAAAATTGTGGCAGTTTCGTCGCAGAAAGCGGAAGGCAAAGAGCCTTTTGCTCCCGAAAGAGTGCTGGGTGAGCCCAATGCGCTACCCCTAGGCCAGGCCAGCAATGAAGCCTGGATTCCGAAGAAGGAAGGCGCCAATGAATTTATTGAAATTCGTTTCAGTAAGTCGTTGGTAGCTAAGCAGGTAACGGTGGTGGAGAATTTCAACCCGGGTTCTGTTACCAAAATAGAACTGGTAGATACGCGCGGCGGAAAACACCAAGTCTACGAAAACGAAAGTCCTGGCCCCTTGCCGGAGGCTTTCCGCTCCTTGCAGGTAACGTTCTCGCCGGGCACCTACCGCACCATTGGCGTCATCGTGACGATGAACACCAAGGCGGTGAATGGAGTAAACCAGATTGATGCTATCGGCATTGCCGACGTGGCCGAGACGATGGTGAAAAAGGACTTCCAGGCCGAGAAAAGCGCGGTGAGTTTTGACTCTTCCATGGTGAACCTGGGACCGAACGTCAACTCGAAATACGTGGATACGCACCCGGTTATCTCGCCGGATGGACGCACGCTATTCTTCGCCCGCCAGGAAAGCCCGCAGAACGTCGGCGGCGCCAATGATGGCCAGGACGTATGGTATTCGACGCTGCAGAACGCCGAGAAGAAAGTCTGGGCACAGGCCAAGAACATTGGCAGTCCAATCAACACGCCTGGCCCGAACGGTATGGCTTCGGTATCCTCAGACGGGAATACGGCTCTGCTCATCAACGTGTATAAGCCCGATGGCACGCTCGATCCGAAAGGGATGAGCATGACGCGCCGGACGCGCACAGGGTGGAGCCAGCCGGAAAAAGTGGTGATTGAGGATTTCTACAACGACGATCCGGAAAACGTAGATTACTTCCTTGGCACCTCGGGCAAAGTCCTACTGATGGCCGTTGATCGGAAAGACGGGAAAGGCGAGCAGGATATTTTCGTGAGTTTCCGCAACGCTGATGGGCAGAGTTGGGGCAAGCCCCGCAACCTGGGCTCCTCTATCAACACCAAAAAACCGGAGTTTGCCCCTTTCCTGGCCGCCGATGGCAAAACGCTGTATTTTGCCTCCGAGGGCTGGGGCGGCTACGGCAAAAGCGACATTTTCTATAGCAAGCGGCTCGACGATACGTGGACTAACTGGACCAAGCCCCGCAACCTGGGCGCGAGCGTAAACTCCCCCGACTTTGATGCCTATTACACGGTGTCGGCGGCGGGTGAGGATGCGTATCTGGTGTCGGCCCGCAAGGGAATTGACGGCTCCAAGGACATCTTTCGCATCAACCTGAAGCCTACTTTCAAGCCAGAAGTAGTGACTCTGATTCGGGGCAAGGTGCTGGATGCAGCAACCAAGAAGCCCATCGTTTCCGTCATTCATTACGAAAACCTGCTGACGGGTGAAGAAATTGGCGTGGCCGAATCGAGCCCGATTGATGGCTCCTACACTATTGTGCTGCCTTCGGGCGCGCATTACGGATACCGTGCGGAGGCGAAGGATTACTTGGCCGAATCCGATAACCTGGACGTGACGGACCGCCAGAAATACTCCGAGGTAAACCAGGATCTGTACCTGGTGCCCTTCGCCGTAGGCCAGACCATTAAGCTGAACAACATCTTCTTCGCGCAGAGCAAGTATGTACTGCGCGAAACTTCCTACCCCGAGCTGCAGCGCCTTATCAAGACGCTGAAGGCGTATCCGCAGGTAGAAATCAAGATTGAAGGCCACACCGATAACCAAGGCGACCCGGCCCTAAACCTGAAGCTGAGCCAAGACCGCGTGAATGAGGTGAAGCGCTATTTGGTGAGCAAAGGCATCACGGGGAACCGCATTACCACGGAAGGCTTCGGCGACAAGAAGCCCATTGCGTCGAATGAGCAGGAAGAAACCCGCCGCCTCAACCGCCGTGTAGAGTTCCGTATCACGAAGAAGTAA
- the galE gene encoding UDP-glucose 4-epimerase GalE, which produces MERTKILVTGGAGYIGSHATVELYNAGFLPVIVDNFSNSQESVLGGIEKILGVKVPFHNIDCNDEEALRAVFAEEGNLRGVIHFAAFKAVGESMVKPLEYYRNNVGSLLTLVSVMREFGVEALVFSSSCTVYGTPDQLPVTEQTPTKKANSPYGATKQMCEDILQDIAAVPGQTSRTILLRYFNPVGAHASAEIGELPLGVPQNLVPYVTQTAAGIREQLTINGDTYDTPDGTNIRDYVHVVDLAKAHVVAVQRLLDKKGETIETFNVGTGHGNSVLEVVQAFERATGVKLNYKIGPPRPGDVPAIYADVTKATAELGFKTSATLEEALASSWKWQQHLSQR; this is translated from the coding sequence ATGGAACGCACGAAAATCCTGGTAACGGGCGGCGCAGGCTATATTGGTTCGCACGCAACGGTAGAGCTATATAACGCCGGCTTTCTGCCAGTCATCGTTGATAACTTCAGCAACTCGCAAGAGTCAGTGCTGGGAGGTATCGAGAAGATTCTGGGAGTGAAAGTGCCGTTTCATAACATCGACTGTAACGACGAGGAAGCGCTGCGCGCCGTGTTTGCGGAAGAAGGCAACCTACGGGGTGTGATCCACTTCGCGGCCTTTAAAGCTGTAGGAGAGTCGATGGTGAAGCCATTGGAGTACTACCGCAACAACGTAGGCTCCTTGCTGACCTTGGTTTCGGTGATGCGCGAGTTTGGGGTAGAGGCGCTGGTGTTCTCCTCTTCGTGCACAGTGTATGGTACGCCAGACCAATTGCCCGTTACGGAGCAGACTCCTACTAAAAAAGCCAACTCGCCTTATGGTGCTACCAAACAGATGTGCGAAGACATTCTGCAGGATATAGCAGCCGTACCAGGTCAGACGTCGCGCACTATTCTCTTACGCTACTTCAACCCCGTTGGTGCACATGCCTCTGCCGAGATTGGGGAGCTACCACTGGGCGTACCGCAAAACCTGGTGCCTTACGTAACCCAAACCGCTGCTGGTATCCGGGAGCAGCTGACCATTAACGGCGACACCTACGATACGCCCGACGGCACCAATATCCGTGACTACGTGCACGTGGTAGATCTGGCCAAGGCGCACGTGGTGGCTGTGCAGCGTTTGCTGGATAAAAAGGGGGAAACCATCGAAACCTTCAACGTAGGTACGGGCCATGGCAACTCGGTGCTGGAAGTGGTGCAGGCGTTTGAGCGGGCGACGGGCGTAAAGCTTAACTACAAAATCGGCCCGCCGCGCCCCGGCGACGTGCCCGCTATTTATGCCGATGTAACAAAAGCTACCGCCGAGCTAGGCTTCAAGACCAGCGCTACTTTGGAAGAGGCTCTGGCCAGCTCCTGGAAATGGCAGCAGCATTTGTCGCAACGGTAG
- a CDS encoding SDR family oxidoreductase encodes MYETPFHDQPLDNLAFLVTGGAGFIGSNLVEYLLKYGAKEVRVLDNFSNGFRKNVALFESNPALRVIEGDIRDRQTCIDACQGIDVVLHQAALGSVPRSINDPITSNDVNVGGFVNMLVGAKEAGVKRFVYAASSSTYGDHKALPKVEDRIGKPLSPYAVTKYANELYADVFGKTYGMEIIGLRYFNIFGPRQDPNGAYAAVIPLFIDAVLEGKAPRMNGDGGQTRDFTFVENCVQANIKAALVQNPEAVNQVYNVAVADRTSLNDLFNILKEEAGSDITPDYGPDRAGDIRDSLADISKAHNLLAYNPQIRIREGLQKTLSWFKENQAFIAERN; translated from the coding sequence ATGTACGAAACCCCTTTTCACGACCAGCCACTCGATAATCTTGCCTTCCTGGTTACGGGTGGTGCAGGCTTCATCGGCTCCAACCTAGTTGAGTACCTGCTTAAGTACGGCGCTAAAGAAGTGCGCGTGCTGGATAACTTTTCGAATGGTTTCCGGAAGAACGTAGCTCTATTTGAAAGCAATCCGGCCTTGCGCGTCATTGAAGGCGACATCCGGGACAGACAGACGTGCATTGATGCCTGCCAGGGCATTGATGTGGTGCTGCACCAAGCGGCATTAGGCTCCGTACCCCGCTCCATAAACGACCCCATCACGAGCAACGATGTGAACGTAGGGGGCTTTGTGAACATGTTGGTGGGCGCGAAGGAAGCAGGAGTAAAGCGCTTTGTGTACGCCGCTTCCTCCTCGACCTACGGCGACCATAAGGCGCTGCCAAAAGTAGAGGACCGGATCGGCAAGCCTTTGTCGCCCTACGCCGTGACCAAATATGCCAATGAGCTCTACGCCGATGTGTTTGGAAAGACCTACGGCATGGAGATTATAGGCCTACGCTACTTCAACATCTTCGGACCGCGCCAGGACCCCAATGGTGCTTATGCCGCGGTTATTCCTCTCTTCATTGATGCTGTGCTGGAAGGCAAGGCGCCGCGCATGAACGGAGACGGTGGCCAGACCCGCGACTTTACCTTTGTGGAAAACTGCGTGCAGGCTAACATAAAGGCGGCGCTGGTGCAAAACCCTGAGGCGGTGAACCAAGTGTACAACGTAGCCGTGGCCGACCGTACGTCGCTCAACGACCTGTTCAACATCCTGAAGGAAGAAGCTGGTTCGGACATTACCCCTGACTACGGTCCTGACCGTGCCGGTGATATCCGGGACTCACTGGCTGATATCAGCAAAGCCCACAACCTACTGGCCTACAACCCCCAGATTCGGATTCGGGAAGGTCTGCAAAAGACGCTTTCCTGGTTTAAGGAAAACCAAGCGTTCATTGCTGAGCGCAACTAG
- a CDS encoding Crp/Fnr family transcriptional regulator, producing the protein MHLSVASSHAALLSLRALLGQVPQLSEADIEEFVAYWQKLVDLRRGEFLIRPGQAEHHLYFVHTGLLRIYLPVGSEEICVGFGYENSLICSFPSFVTGQASEYSIQALRGRELLGISRPDFLGFVEQNANFGRFWRAELERNLVGRIEREIDLLLPDPAQRYARLLTRSPQLFQRVPKKYIASYLRMTPETLSRLR; encoded by the coding sequence ATGCATCTTTCCGTTGCCAGTTCTCATGCCGCCTTGCTGTCATTGCGGGCGCTGCTAGGCCAGGTGCCTCAGCTCTCAGAGGCGGATATTGAGGAGTTTGTGGCGTACTGGCAGAAGCTGGTAGACCTGCGCCGCGGCGAGTTCCTGATTCGGCCAGGACAGGCGGAGCATCACCTGTATTTTGTGCACACGGGCCTGTTGCGCATTTATCTTCCGGTGGGCTCAGAGGAAATCTGCGTGGGGTTTGGCTACGAGAATAGCCTGATCTGCTCGTTTCCCTCTTTCGTGACGGGGCAGGCCTCGGAGTATAGCATTCAGGCCTTGCGTGGCCGTGAGCTACTGGGCATCAGTCGGCCCGATTTTCTGGGCTTTGTGGAGCAGAACGCCAACTTCGGCCGCTTCTGGCGCGCCGAGCTGGAGCGTAACCTCGTGGGCCGCATTGAGCGGGAAATAGATCTGCTGCTGCCCGATCCAGCCCAGCGCTATGCGCGCTTACTGACCCGCAGCCCGCAGCTGTTTCAGCGTGTCCCAAAGAAATATATTGCCTCCTACCTACGCATGACGCCTGAAACCCTGAGCCGACTGCGCTAA
- a CDS encoding isopenicillin N synthase family dioxygenase, whose product MEEKLLEEIPSLDLADFRSGDPERKARFVQQLGEAYQNIGFIALKNHGLNAEQTTKLYSDVQSFFSLPDDVKQQYEKPELAGQRGYVSKGKEHAKGRNTGDLKEFYHVGQEVDDPNDPIGAEYPDNIWPKEVSSFADTSLNTYRTLEAAGKDVLRAIALYLKLPENYFDDKVRNGNSILRPIHYYPIENPDSVPSDAVRAAEHGDINLITLLMGASADGLQVLRRDGKWIPITALPDQIVVNVGDMLQRLTNGVLKSTIHRVVNPPREKMNSSRYSIPFFMHPRSEMSLAALESCVTSENPKKEADITAGEFLNERLIELGLKKK is encoded by the coding sequence ATGGAAGAAAAACTGCTGGAGGAAATTCCCTCCCTCGACCTGGCTGATTTTCGCTCCGGTGACCCGGAACGCAAAGCCCGCTTTGTGCAACAACTCGGTGAAGCCTACCAGAACATTGGCTTCATTGCGCTAAAAAACCACGGTCTGAACGCCGAACAGACCACCAAACTTTACTCCGACGTGCAGTCGTTCTTCTCGCTGCCCGACGACGTGAAGCAGCAGTACGAGAAGCCTGAGCTAGCTGGCCAGCGCGGCTACGTGAGCAAAGGCAAGGAGCACGCCAAGGGCCGCAACACCGGCGACCTGAAGGAGTTCTACCACGTAGGCCAGGAGGTTGACGACCCGAATGATCCTATCGGTGCCGAATACCCCGACAACATCTGGCCGAAGGAAGTGAGCAGCTTTGCTGACACCTCCCTGAACACCTACAGAACCCTCGAAGCAGCGGGCAAAGATGTACTGCGCGCTATTGCACTGTACCTGAAACTGCCCGAGAACTACTTCGATGACAAGGTGCGCAACGGCAACAGCATTCTGCGCCCCATCCACTACTACCCCATCGAAAACCCCGACAGCGTTCCGTCTGATGCGGTTCGCGCTGCCGAGCACGGCGACATCAACCTGATTACGCTGCTGATGGGGGCTTCTGCCGATGGCCTGCAAGTGCTGCGCCGCGACGGAAAGTGGATTCCGATTACCGCCCTCCCCGACCAGATTGTGGTGAACGTGGGCGACATGTTGCAGCGCCTCACCAATGGGGTGCTGAAGAGCACCATCCACCGCGTGGTAAACCCACCCCGCGAGAAGATGAATTCTTCCCGTTACAGCATCCCGTTTTTCATGCACCCGCGCTCCGAAATGAGCCTGGCGGCTTTGGAGAGCTGTGTAACGTCCGAAAACCCGAAAAAGGAAGCCGATATTACTGCCGGCGAGTTCCTGAATGAGCGCCTTATAGAGCTGGGACTAAAGAAAAAATAG
- a CDS encoding NfeD family protein, translating into MDWLTIALLLLFGLLFLAVEVIFIPGTTVVGLVGFCLLIAGIWFSYRDLGTNTGHLLLAGSAAAVGLVVYVGLRPKNLNRMALTNVNHARVHDVRHPDVLPGTTGRTLSALRPAGTVLFEDDRREVTTRGEFVAAGAEVRVLAIEHNRIVVERVA; encoded by the coding sequence ATGGACTGGCTCACCATCGCCCTGCTTTTGCTCTTCGGCCTGTTATTCTTAGCCGTCGAAGTCATTTTCATTCCGGGAACTACCGTGGTAGGCCTAGTAGGTTTTTGCCTACTGATAGCCGGTATCTGGTTCAGCTACCGCGACTTGGGCACCAATACGGGCCATCTGTTACTGGCCGGCTCGGCAGCAGCCGTAGGCCTAGTGGTGTACGTAGGCCTGCGCCCCAAGAACCTTAACCGGATGGCGCTTACCAATGTCAATCATGCCCGCGTGCATGATGTACGTCACCCCGATGTGCTGCCCGGCACCACAGGCCGCACACTATCAGCGCTGCGCCCGGCCGGCACGGTGCTCTTTGAGGATGACCGGCGCGAAGTAACCACCCGCGGCGAGTTTGTGGCGGCTGGCGCCGAGGTGCGCGTGCTGGCTATCGAGCACAACCGTATCGTGGTGGAACGAGTGGCCTAG
- the rfbB gene encoding dTDP-glucose 4,6-dehydratase, which produces MKIIITGGAGFIGSHVVRLFVTKYPEYQILNLDALTYAGNLENLRDIESAPNYRLVKGDITDQAFVDQLFAHEEPDAVIHLAAESHVDRSITDPLAFVKTNVLGTVHLLNAAKNLWKPLGYEGKTFYHVSTDEVYGSLDFGPEMFTEDTSYDPRSPYSASKASSDHFVRAWHHTYGLPIKLSNCSNNYGPNHFPEKLIPLAIHRIQHGQPVPVYGKGENVRDWLFVKDHATAIDAVFHKGTLGETYNIGGVNEWANLELIHLLCDTLDEKTGKEKGTSRKLITFVTDRAGHDLRYAIDSSKIMNELGWKPSVTFEQGLSQTVDWYLENTDWLNNVTSGAYQEYYQKQYNR; this is translated from the coding sequence ATGAAAATCATCATCACCGGCGGAGCTGGCTTCATTGGGTCGCACGTAGTGCGCTTGTTCGTGACAAAGTATCCGGAGTATCAGATTCTGAACTTGGATGCCTTGACCTACGCTGGCAACCTGGAAAACCTGCGTGATATAGAATCGGCGCCTAACTACCGGTTAGTGAAGGGTGATATCACTGATCAAGCTTTCGTTGATCAGCTTTTTGCTCACGAAGAGCCAGATGCAGTGATTCACTTAGCGGCGGAGTCACACGTTGACCGCTCCATCACTGATCCGCTGGCTTTCGTGAAAACGAACGTATTGGGTACAGTCCATCTGCTGAACGCTGCTAAAAACCTGTGGAAGCCACTAGGCTACGAGGGTAAAACGTTCTATCACGTTAGCACTGACGAAGTGTATGGCTCCCTGGATTTTGGCCCGGAAATGTTCACGGAGGATACCAGTTACGACCCTCGCTCGCCCTACTCGGCTTCCAAGGCCTCGTCAGACCATTTCGTGCGGGCCTGGCACCACACATATGGCCTGCCTATTAAGCTGAGTAACTGTTCCAATAACTATGGACCAAATCACTTCCCTGAGAAGCTGATTCCACTAGCTATCCACCGCATTCAGCACGGGCAGCCAGTGCCAGTATACGGCAAAGGAGAGAACGTGCGCGACTGGCTCTTTGTGAAAGACCACGCTACGGCTATTGATGCCGTTTTCCATAAAGGCACTCTGGGCGAAACTTATAATATCGGCGGCGTAAACGAGTGGGCCAATCTGGAGCTGATACACTTGCTATGTGATACGCTGGACGAGAAAACCGGCAAAGAGAAAGGCACCTCGCGCAAGCTCATCACGTTCGTGACGGACCGCGCGGGCCACGACCTGCGTTACGCCATTGACAGCAGCAAAATCATGAATGAGCTCGGGTGGAAGCCATCCGTAACGTTTGAGCAAGGATTGTCGCAGACGGTAGACTGGTATCTGGAAAACACGGATTGGCTTAACAACGTGACTAGCGGTGCCTATCAGGAGTACTACCAGAAGCAATATAATCGGTAG
- the chrA gene encoding chromate efflux transporter, whose amino-acid sequence MAALGLTAFGGPQAHMAMMLRLLVDKRRYLTAADLLELTALCQILPGPTSTQTITAIGFRLGGPNLAYLTLLVWMLPSVTFMTVAGLTISYLDKDLVARLVQFVQPVAIGFVAYSAYKISEKVIHTKTSVALMVVSALLVYRFQLPWLMPILLLLGGSLTTFRYRKMPREQTIPLQIEWSNFVLWLGVFLSAALLGSYTKLLPVRLFENFYRNGSLVFGGGQVLAPLFYTEFVEFKHYLTNKEFLSGLGLVQAMPGPNFSFASYIGALAMRQTGSGLSGQLLGAMVGAAGIFMPGTLLIFFLIRFWDQLKRYRVVKASLEGINAVSAGLVCAATFLLYHPLPETPVNLSLIVATFLLLLWERVPSYIIVGAALLAGVVV is encoded by the coding sequence GTGGCTGCCCTAGGTCTCACAGCTTTCGGCGGCCCGCAGGCGCACATGGCCATGATGCTGCGCCTGCTGGTGGATAAGCGCCGCTACCTGACGGCGGCCGACTTGCTGGAACTCACCGCGCTCTGCCAGATTCTGCCCGGCCCTACCTCCACCCAGACCATCACGGCCATCGGGTTTCGGCTGGGCGGCCCCAACCTGGCCTACCTCACGCTGCTGGTCTGGATGCTGCCTTCCGTTACGTTCATGACGGTGGCTGGGCTGACCATCAGTTATCTGGATAAAGACTTGGTAGCGCGGCTGGTACAGTTCGTGCAGCCCGTGGCTATTGGGTTTGTGGCCTATTCGGCCTATAAAATCTCAGAGAAAGTAATCCACACCAAGACGTCGGTAGCCCTTATGGTGGTGTCGGCGCTGCTGGTGTACCGCTTCCAGCTGCCTTGGCTGATGCCTATTCTACTGCTGCTGGGCGGTAGCCTCACTACGTTCCGGTACCGCAAGATGCCGCGGGAGCAGACCATTCCGCTGCAAATTGAATGGTCGAACTTTGTGTTGTGGCTCGGCGTGTTCCTTAGCGCTGCTTTGCTCGGCTCCTACACCAAACTACTTCCTGTCAGGCTCTTCGAGAATTTCTACCGCAACGGCAGCCTCGTATTTGGGGGCGGCCAAGTGCTGGCGCCCCTCTTTTATACAGAGTTTGTAGAGTTCAAGCACTACCTCACCAACAAGGAGTTTCTATCTGGCCTAGGCCTGGTGCAGGCCATGCCGGGGCCTAACTTTTCCTTTGCGTCCTACATCGGTGCCTTGGCTATGCGCCAGACCGGAAGTGGCCTCAGTGGCCAGCTGTTGGGTGCTATGGTAGGCGCTGCTGGCATCTTTATGCCGGGCACGCTGCTCATCTTCTTCCTGATCCGGTTCTGGGACCAACTGAAGCGCTACCGCGTAGTTAAGGCCTCGCTGGAAGGAATTAATGCAGTATCAGCGGGTCTCGTGTGCGCGGCTACGTTCCTACTTTATCACCCCTTACCCGAAACGCCGGTCAACCTAAGCCTCATCGTCGCCACGTTTCTGCTGCTGCTCTGGGAGCGGGTGCCATCTTATATTATTGTAGGAGCCGCTCTGCTTGCCGGTGTTGTAGTGTAG
- the rfbA gene encoding glucose-1-phosphate thymidylyltransferase RfbA gives MKGIILAGGSGTRLHPLTLAVSKQLMPVYDKPMIYYPLSILMMAGIKDILIITTPHDQAQFQKLLGDGKNLGCNFQYTIQEVPNGLAQAFVLGADFIGDDKVALVLGDNIFHGEGMEELLKSNNSPDGGVVYAYHVQDPERYGVVEFDSDNKALSIEEKPAKPKSNYAVPGLYFYDNEVVEIARNLKPSPRGEYEITDVNQEYLRRGKLKVGILGRGTAWLDTGTFESLMQAGEFVRVIEQRQGLKVGSIEEVAYRQGFITADQLREIAAPLRKSGYGDYLMHLPEQLLM, from the coding sequence ATGAAAGGTATTATCCTCGCTGGCGGGTCCGGCACGCGCCTGCACCCGCTTACTCTGGCTGTCTCCAAGCAGCTTATGCCCGTCTACGATAAGCCGATGATTTATTATCCGCTGTCGATCCTGATGATGGCGGGCATCAAGGATATCCTGATTATCACTACTCCCCACGATCAGGCGCAGTTCCAAAAACTACTTGGCGACGGTAAGAATCTGGGCTGCAACTTCCAGTATACTATCCAGGAGGTGCCAAATGGCCTAGCCCAGGCATTCGTACTCGGGGCTGATTTTATTGGCGACGATAAAGTGGCGTTGGTGCTGGGCGACAATATCTTCCACGGCGAAGGCATGGAAGAACTGCTCAAGTCTAATAACAGCCCTGATGGTGGCGTGGTATATGCGTACCACGTGCAGGATCCGGAGCGCTATGGTGTGGTAGAATTCGACTCGGATAACAAGGCGCTCAGCATCGAAGAGAAGCCCGCCAAACCCAAGAGCAATTACGCGGTGCCAGGCCTGTACTTCTACGACAACGAGGTGGTAGAAATTGCGCGCAACCTGAAGCCTAGCCCCCGCGGCGAGTACGAAATCACGGATGTAAACCAGGAGTATTTGCGCCGTGGTAAGCTGAAAGTTGGCATTTTGGGCCGGGGAACAGCTTGGCTGGACACCGGTACTTTTGAAAGCCTGATGCAGGCGGGTGAGTTTGTGCGTGTTATCGAACAGCGTCAGGGCCTGAAGGTGGGTTCTATTGAAGAGGTGGCCTACCGCCAAGGCTTTATCACGGCCGACCAGCTACGCGAAATTGCCGCACCTCTACGCAAGAGCGGCTACGGCGACTACCTGATGCACCTGCCCGAGCAGTTACTCATGTAA